The following are from one region of the Panulirus ornatus isolate Po-2019 chromosome 48, ASM3632096v1, whole genome shotgun sequence genome:
- the LOC139764036 gene encoding uncharacterized protein, whose amino-acid sequence MSSENPEGKCQLTVNTNKHAKSTMDEEKTPRDNFTNIKTTILPAGQTKQIKVLEDHQQTTSEPVQHHEGEHLPSFEEENKWPFIFFRLCCIFAIRKKYGRYVMSNVMFIIFYILWVAWPLTGFTMAVYSASLFPGEQSHGNIQNEVLESSLFILCFGVVPALQAYSLKFINKCLPQVLEDISLLCCIKVGFETPLKVCRITKIKKSKERLKQAVNGEFPLRQYTQPEHLFHWLPLSMIVVSVFVFLTVWIIGFLVILDANILKKECSALAINFAYQCLPFVTTILVIFFIKWHTQVYQELQVSCNDTSAAWSTSQIHTLCTYVITLQDIFVQLSDGFFRYTLGINMITITISAIVCTAKILEDSNNFIYVEPLIGCAFILTIICEKSSALMDKYEKLLLLLKMKIRHHQRSPHDGHYEDLLLLRENLLESPPQVVTCGGYRCSRGLLVTLFGFILSYAVLFDQIAHPRSGIHQDTINHILLILRNMTDDSECFSQCLTIPSPSPIHSHYQGYDDE is encoded by the exons atgtcttCTGAAAACCCCGAGGGGAAGTGTCAGCTGACTGTGAACACCAACAAACACGCAAAAAGTACGATGGACGAAGAAAAGACACCCAGAGATAATTTCACCAACATTAAAACCACAATATTGCCAGCCGGGCAGACTAAACAGATCAAGGTGTTGGAGGATCACCAACAGACAACATCTGAGCCGGTACAGCATCATGAAGGTGAACACCTGCCTAGCTTTGAGGAAGAAAACAAATGGCCATTTATCTTTTTTAGACTTTGTTGTATCTTCGCCATTAGAAAGAAATATGGCCGATACGTAATGAGCAACGTCATGTTCATAATTTTCTATATACTGTGGGTTGCATGGCCTTTGACCGGGTTCACTATGGCTGTCTACAGCGCTTCACTGTTCCCTGGAGAACAAAGTCATGGTAATATCCAGAATGAAGTTCTAGAAAGTTCTCTGTTTATCCTATGCTTTGGGGTTGTCCCAGCACTCCAGGCATACTCACTCAAGTTCATAAACAAATGCCTCCCCCAAGTTCTGGAGGACATATCTTTGCTGTGTTGCATAAAGGTAGGTTTTGAGACGCCCCTGAAGGTTTGCCGAATCACTAAAATAAAGAAGTCCAAAGAGAGACTCAAACAAGCAGTAAATGGTGAGTTTCCTTTGAGGCAGTACACGCAGCCAGAGCACCTCTTCCACTGGCTTCCCCTGTCCATGATCGTCgtctctgtctttgtctttctaACAGTCTGGATTATTGGGTTCCTCGTCATCCTGGATGCGAACATACTGAAAAAAGAATGTTCCGCCTTGGCAATCAATTTTGCATACCAGTGCCTCCCATTTGTTACCACAATTCTTGTCATCTTCTTCATCAAGTGGCACACACAAGTGTACCAGGAGCTTCAAGTATCTTGCAACGATACGTCTGCTGCTTGGAGCACGTCCCAGATCCACACACTCTGCACGTATGTGATCACACTGCAGGATATCTTCGTCCAGCTGAGTGACGGGTTCTTCAGGTATACCTTAGGAATAAATATGATCACCATAACCATCAGTGCCATCGTGTGTACCGCAAAGATTCTCGAAGACAGTAATAACTTCATCTATGTTGAACCTCTGATCGGTTGTGCCTTTATCCTCACTATCATCTGTGAGAAAAGCTCGGCCCTCATGGATAAG TAcgagaagctgctgctgctgctgaaaatGAAAATCAGACACCATCAACGTTCACCTCACGACGGCCACTACGAAGACCTGCTACTGCTCAGAGAGAATCTCCTTGAGTCACCACCACAG GTGGTAACGTGCGGGGGATACAGGTGTAGCCGTGGGCTCCTTGTGACGCTGTTCGGGTTCATCCTGTCCTACGCTGTGTTGTTCGACCAGATCGCCCATCCCCGGTCAGGCATCCACCAGGACACCATCAAccacatcctcctcatcctcaggaACATGACCGATGATAGTGAGTGCTTCAGCCAGTGCCTGACCATCCCTTCACCATCACCGATCCACAGCCACTATCAAGggtatgatgatgaatga
- the LOC139763915 gene encoding glutamate receptor ionotropic, delta-1-like — protein sequence MVREEDTCLKIAASFNPPFSIVYNYTPPYQIGGFLVDVFDIISQYLHTCYRFVLAQDGLYGHRLPNGTITGTLGIINRSEADLSTLLTLTWERTYYTDFSAMLMMDDFKITHKRPMLEADLGGFIKPFTLQLWLVVLASLLVTFVLTWGIMIGRSIILHQLRRQAEPGEVAPAEGGLLYSAERSILWTYSHLLGQSVAWEPRGACVRVLPGVWLLATLILGSVYRSNLKAMLILPRVRLPFDTLQELAASHVPLFAAEGNAVHQAIMDAEEGSKLWPFKGTMVASQDVLQAAKDTREGRIAGTAPNSINLFYMDYYKSKFGRCMIYVMSETVLGARPMVLMIPKGSRLKTSVDRIIVSLVEMGIMDHLMMRSMPNASVCMRPLTAATTSIRTLKLADFYGALAIYCGGIILASLSFALEVILATKNVWRD from the exons ATGGTCAGGGAAGAAGACACTTGCCTCAAGATAGCTGCTTCCTTT AACCCACCCTTCAGCATCGTCTACAACTACACCCCACCCTACCAGATCGGCGGGTTCCTCGTCGACGTGTTCGACATCATATCCCAGTACCTCCACACCTG TTACAGGTTCGTGCTGGCCCAGGATGGGCTGTATGGCCACCGCCTTCCCAATGGAACCATCACGGGCACCCTGGGCATCATCAACCGCTCG GAGGCTGACCTGTCGACCCTGCTGACCCTGACCTGGGAGAGGACCTACTACACCGACTTCTCGGCCATGCTGATGATGGACGACTTCAAGATCACCCACAAGCGCCCTATGCTGGAGGCAGACCTCGGGGGATTCATCAAGCCCTTCACGCTGCAG CTGTGGTTGGTAGTGCTGGCCAGCCTACTGGTGACGTTTGTCTTGACGTGGGGCATCATGATAGGCCGGAGCATCATCCTCCACCAACTGAG GCGCCAGGCCGAGCCGGGCGAGGTGGCCCCAGCAGAGGGAGGTCTGCTCTACAGTGCTGAAAGATCAATCCTGTGGACCTACTCCCACCTACTTGGCCAAT CCGTGGCGTGGGAGCCTCGAGGGGCGTGTGTTCGGGTACTGCCTGGCGTGTGGCTGCTGGCGACGCTTATCCTGGGCTCTGTCTACCGCTCCAACCTGAAGGCCATGTTGATCCTGCCCCGGGTCCGTCTGCCCTTCGACACCCTGCAAGAGCTGGCCGCCTCCCACGTCCCTCTTTTTGCCGCCGAGGGCAACGCCGTCCACCAGGCCATCATG GATGCGGAAGAAGGCTCCAAACTGTGGCCCTTCAAGGGCACCATGGTGGCATCCCAGGATGTTCTGCAAGCGGCTAAAGACACCCGTGAGGGACGCATCGCTGGCACCGCTCCCAACTCCATCAACTTGTTCTACATGGACTACTACAAGTCCAAA TTCGGTCGCTGTATGATCTACGTCATGTCAGAAACGGTCCTTGGGGCTCGACCCATGGTCCTCATGATCCCAAAGGGGTCTCGACTGAAGACCAGCGTCGACAGGAT AATTGTGAGTCTGGTTGAGATGGGTATCATGGACCACCTCATGATGCGCTCCATGCCCAACGCCTCCGTCTGCATGAGACCCCTgacagccgccaccaccagcatcagaaCCCTCAAACTGGCAGACTTCTACGGCGCCCTCGCCATCTACTGCGGAG GCATCATACTGGCTTCCCTCAGCTTCGCCCTGGAGGTCATCCTGGCCACCAAGAATGTCTGGAGAGACTAG